The sequence GGCGGTTGGGTGCCCAGCGGCTTCGTGGGCTCGAGCATCGGATTCACCGTGATTCCCGAATACCCCTGGTTCGTCTCCGTTCCCAAGGGGCCGCCTGCCCCCCTGATCTACCGGCTCTGGAAGGACGGCAGGTTCCCGCCGCGAATCTTCTACTGCCCGACCGCCACGGCGGCCGGGGCGGTGACGACGTACACTCCCGAAAACTTCGAATGGCGGCTCAGCGGCCATCCCGACAGCCCCGGATGGACGCTCACCTCCTACGCCGAACGCGTGGAAACCTGCCTCGACGCCGCCGGCAACACCGTCTTCGATCCGGGTCGTGCTCGGGTCGACTTCTTCAAAGCCGAGTACCTGGCCGACAAGGCCATGATCGCGGATGTCTACTGCGACAACTACGCCTTCAGCGCCCACCCGCGGGCAAGAGAACTGGAGCGGACCGGCGGGTGGAACGTCTGCTTCGGCGACGGCAGCGTCAGGTTCAGGCAACTCGACG is a genomic window of Phycisphaerae bacterium containing:
- a CDS encoding DUF1559 domain-containing protein, yielding MNNMRRCRFRLSDAFTLIELLVVVAIIAVLVAILLPAMTAAREAARKAACGANLHQMGIGAALYAADNGGWVPSGFVGSSIGFTVIPEYPWFVSVPKGPPAPLIYRLWKDGRFPPRIFYCPTATAAGAVTTYTPENFEWRLSGHPDSPGWTLTSYAERVETCLDAAGNTVFDPGRARVDFFKAEYLADKAMIADVYCDNYAFSAHPRARELERTGGWNVCFGDGSVRFRQLDEYLSDPSIGVWWSHYTFWRHWDVVGE